In Novosphingobium sp. MMS21-SN21R, a single genomic region encodes these proteins:
- a CDS encoding AAA family ATPase, which produces MTNSALRFLLSHDGHPYQPSRCYVVADPEIDNRKQWTVQLDPPVDATWVYEIDDMKDWMLHGKPKRQIIFDRKNPRTPFRDLERDQIFREYLRAILERIPEPYQSRRKYALMPSISDDETRARYKDAIEAAIPGAIVFPEPEMVAEYFRLIKRNLELEAGQNNVLLVVDVGASTANMTLIVSRRDRTILDVDIKGSQRDLRLRALRGDSDDHAGRWVDKRLAAMLGIDETPVMLRRVEQAKVQASSPGNMSSKGAPLSIEKSMLAAVSTELWMELRPLFEKLCERLYDNQTSSESARQRSRDRLVERGVQTPADAHRLIDTILLAGGTSMLPGFEDAMMATLFPGDHRPTVLRVGESFAVAAAAGGLAHILHNYSPSRLRETDGIADELFAAQLETTLPHALLLGIKQDAEREQYVTLLDPNDPFIDDGGVREIENLPLLSKGAEPKSRLLPSSSAGVDARRGRKFKAMRIVEAPPRFSLEWDPEKERAFVSSNDASPTSHLWIDVNRLRKREEDRLQSFTDPLPADALAVDGAEDIVLDIGMSKIVVVTAERGWISTREIERIVRDGDAPLTTILPEATGEDFKLPNGSISDDEETEFLTEDGVHRSQQDDQPEVTQPVARGAALVEPANANDAGARDEYKAPHSGDATEHGEIARAQIPDTPAGWDERVVDAEFTDALTSLRDTLRERAPALPFDDIVVALLALSVRPIVLLAGPPGCGKSTLVRLISRMLGKRLGHSFHDVAVQAHWTNDDALFGEKGLLCALEEQPSVAHLVLLDEFNLTRPEYYLSRLFHAFDSGSGELSAGRRLPSCRVFGTLNIDDSSRPPSPKVVDRCFLLELSQVNFGSDDISELPVLDDLVPLPGLPHIAQTGVVADERIEAVLNALHRAVHGNDLRHDLLPSRRVLWDIRSMLGLHHRLDLQGRSLLDRSDLVDRLISSRILIKLSGAYDQLGPALSALEAAVADVEELPRTQRRLKLARQQARLGFVSPWQ; this is translated from the coding sequence ATGACCAATTCGGCACTTCGGTTCCTGCTCTCGCACGATGGGCACCCGTACCAGCCTTCGCGGTGCTATGTTGTCGCCGACCCGGAAATCGACAACCGAAAGCAATGGACCGTCCAACTTGATCCCCCCGTCGATGCGACGTGGGTCTACGAGATCGACGACATGAAGGACTGGATGCTGCATGGAAAGCCAAAGCGGCAGATCATCTTCGACCGCAAAAATCCTAGAACGCCCTTCAGGGACTTAGAACGCGACCAAATATTCCGAGAATATCTTCGTGCAATACTTGAGCGGATACCAGAGCCTTATCAATCTCGCCGAAAATATGCGCTGATGCCATCGATCTCCGACGATGAAACACGGGCCCGCTACAAAGACGCGATTGAAGCTGCAATACCGGGTGCCATAGTCTTCCCTGAGCCCGAGATGGTTGCGGAGTATTTTCGCTTAATCAAACGCAACCTCGAATTAGAGGCTGGGCAGAACAATGTTCTGCTAGTCGTCGACGTTGGCGCCTCCACGGCAAACATGACTCTTATAGTGAGTCGGCGTGACCGAACGATCCTCGATGTGGATATCAAAGGTTCGCAGCGCGACCTGCGGCTTCGAGCATTGCGCGGCGACAGTGACGATCATGCGGGGCGATGGGTGGACAAGCGGTTAGCCGCGATGCTCGGGATCGATGAGACCCCTGTGATGCTCCGGCGCGTTGAGCAAGCCAAAGTTCAGGCTAGTTCACCTGGTAACATGTCCAGCAAAGGTGCGCCTCTCTCGATTGAGAAGTCGATGCTCGCAGCGGTATCCACCGAGCTCTGGATGGAGCTAAGGCCACTTTTTGAAAAGCTATGCGAGCGGCTTTATGATAACCAGACTTCCTCGGAAAGCGCTCGCCAGCGAAGCAGGGATCGCTTGGTCGAGCGCGGCGTCCAGACGCCGGCAGACGCCCATCGCCTCATTGACACCATCTTGCTGGCAGGCGGCACCAGCATGTTGCCGGGCTTCGAAGATGCAATGATGGCCACCCTCTTTCCCGGCGACCACCGGCCGACTGTGCTGCGGGTGGGGGAGTCCTTTGCCGTTGCTGCGGCGGCAGGTGGGCTCGCGCACATTCTCCACAATTACTCGCCCTCGCGACTTCGTGAAACCGATGGCATCGCTGACGAGCTCTTTGCCGCGCAGCTAGAGACCACGCTGCCGCATGCGTTGTTGCTCGGGATCAAGCAGGACGCAGAGCGCGAGCAGTACGTCACTCTGCTCGATCCCAACGACCCGTTCATCGACGATGGCGGCGTTCGCGAGATTGAGAATCTTCCGCTACTCTCCAAGGGAGCTGAGCCGAAATCTCGCTTGCTGCCATCTTCGTCTGCGGGAGTAGATGCGCGCCGGGGTCGCAAGTTCAAGGCCATGCGGATCGTTGAAGCGCCGCCACGTTTTTCCCTCGAGTGGGATCCCGAGAAAGAGCGAGCCTTCGTGTCCTCGAACGATGCAAGCCCAACGAGCCACCTTTGGATCGACGTTAACAGGCTCCGAAAGCGAGAGGAGGACAGGCTACAGTCTTTCACGGATCCGCTGCCGGCAGACGCTCTGGCAGTGGACGGCGCCGAAGACATCGTCCTAGATATCGGGATGTCAAAGATAGTCGTGGTGACTGCCGAACGCGGCTGGATATCAACTCGAGAAATCGAGCGTATCGTCCGTGACGGGGATGCGCCGCTTACAACCATCTTGCCAGAGGCTACTGGCGAGGATTTCAAGCTACCCAACGGCAGTATCTCTGATGATGAGGAGACCGAGTTCCTGACGGAGGATGGCGTGCATCGCAGCCAACAGGACGACCAGCCAGAGGTCACGCAACCCGTCGCACGCGGCGCGGCGCTAGTCGAACCGGCCAATGCAAATGACGCGGGCGCGCGCGACGAATACAAAGCTCCCCACAGTGGCGACGCGACCGAGCATGGCGAAATTGCTCGAGCGCAAATCCCAGATACGCCGGCGGGCTGGGACGAGCGGGTCGTCGACGCCGAGTTTACTGACGCGCTGACGTCGCTGCGGGATACTCTTCGCGAGCGGGCACCTGCGCTACCATTCGACGACATTGTAGTTGCTCTACTGGCGCTGAGCGTTCGTCCAATTGTGCTCCTTGCCGGCCCCCCTGGTTGCGGGAAATCGACGCTAGTGCGCCTCATTTCGCGGATGCTTGGCAAGCGTCTGGGCCATTCTTTTCACGACGTCGCAGTCCAGGCTCATTGGACCAACGACGACGCGCTCTTTGGCGAGAAGGGATTGCTGTGTGCCCTCGAAGAGCAACCAAGCGTAGCCCACCTCGTATTGTTAGATGAGTTCAATCTCACTCGCCCCGAATACTATCTGTCACGGTTGTTCCATGCTTTCGACAGTGGGAGCGGTGAGCTTTCCGCAGGGCGCCGTCTGCCGTCGTGTCGCGTCTTTGGCACACTCAATATCGATGATTCGTCCCGCCCGCCCTCGCCCAAGGTGGTTGATCGCTGCTTCCTTCTCGAACTTTCGCAGGTCAACTTTGGCAGCGATGACATAAGCGAGCTTCCTGTGTTGGACGACCTTGTCCCGCTTCCAGGTCTTCCACACATCGCGCAGACGGGCGTCGTAGCAGACGAGCGGATTGAGGCCGTCCTGAATGCATTGCACCGTGCCGTTCACGGCAATGACCTTCGCCACGACCTCCTTCCATCGCGGCGCGTGCTTTGGGATATCCGGTCAATGTTAGGGCTGCATCACAGGCTTGACCTCCAAGGCCGGAGCTTGCTGGACCGAAGCGACTTAGTCGATCGGCTTATCTCCAGTCGCATTCTGATCAAGCTGTCAGGTGCCTATGACCAACTTGGGCCTGCGTTGAGCGCACTTGAGGCGGCCGTCGCAGATGTCGAAGAATTGCCGCGCACGCAGCGCCGCCTCAAGCTGGCCCGGCAGCAGGCACGGCTCGGATTCGTTTCGCCTTGGCAGTAG